The following coding sequences are from one Bradyrhizobium sp. 200 window:
- a CDS encoding dienelactone hydrolase family protein — protein sequence MTASAAVTAGYTLAAGPVRADVIKTDTSGLATGDARIKVADGEMPGYFARPAGVSNPPVVLVAMEIFGLHEYIKDVTRRLAKLGAFAVAPDYYFRKGADLTKITEIPQLMPIVNSKPDAELLSDLDSTVAWAKSEGGETSRLGIVGFCRGGRAVWEYAAHSSTLKAGAAFYGPLVDPPNPVWPKSPTQLAPEMKSPVLGLYGEADTGIPIATVEAFKAALAANKKTAEFKIYPGAPHGFHADYRPSYRKDAAEDAWRQMQTWFRKYGALS from the coding sequence ATGACCGCGTCGGCGGCCGTGACGGCGGGCTACACGCTCGCGGCCGGGCCGGTGCGCGCCGACGTGATCAAGACCGACACCAGCGGCCTGGCCACCGGCGACGCCAGGATCAAGGTCGCCGACGGCGAGATGCCCGGCTATTTCGCGCGGCCGGCCGGTGTCAGCAACCCGCCGGTGGTGCTGGTGGCGATGGAGATTTTCGGCCTGCACGAATACATCAAGGACGTGACGCGGCGCCTCGCCAAGCTCGGTGCGTTCGCGGTGGCGCCGGATTACTATTTCCGCAAGGGCGCCGACTTGACGAAGATTACCGAAATCCCGCAGCTCATGCCGATCGTGAATTCGAAACCGGACGCCGAACTGTTGTCCGATCTCGACAGCACCGTTGCCTGGGCCAAGTCGGAGGGCGGCGAGACTTCGAGACTGGGCATCGTTGGGTTCTGCCGCGGCGGACGGGCGGTCTGGGAATATGCCGCCCACAGCAGCACGCTCAAGGCGGGCGCCGCGTTCTACGGTCCGCTGGTCGATCCGCCAAATCCGGTATGGCCGAAGAGCCCGACGCAGCTCGCGCCCGAGATGAAGTCGCCTGTCCTCGGCCTCTATGGCGAGGCCGACACCGGCATTCCCATCGCAACGGTGGAAGCCTTCAAGGCGGCTCTGGCGGCAAACAAGAAGACTGCCGAGTTCAAGATCTATCCCGGCGCCCCGCACGGCTTCCACGCCGACTATCGCCCCAGCTACCGCAAGGACGCGGCCGAGGACGCCTGGAGGCAGATGCAGACCTGGTTCAGGAAGTACGGGGCGTTGAGCTAG
- a CDS encoding alpha/beta hydrolase: MAQSEIDAIRALLGSKPRPVGWSERRQRINEVGSTWPVASDVTCEAVDCDGVAGEWSIVPSSEPSRVLLYFHGGGYCSGSIVSHRRLVTEAGRTARTRTLAIDYRLAPEHPYPAAHEDALTAWRFLRRQGIAATSIAVGGDSAGGNLTLGLISRLRAAGEELPACAWLVLPWTDLTMTGMTLATKDAVDPLIHKAYLDELADAYAPPSVDRRDPLVSPLFADLKGFPPVLIQVGSAETLLADASRLAEAAGTANVDVTLQVWPHMIHAWPVWNARLEDGRRALAEAGQFIRVHIQ, encoded by the coding sequence TTGGCTCAGAGCGAGATCGACGCCATCCGCGCATTGCTGGGCTCGAAGCCGCGGCCGGTCGGCTGGTCGGAGCGGCGGCAACGCATCAATGAAGTCGGATCGACTTGGCCGGTGGCGTCCGATGTGACATGCGAGGCGGTCGATTGCGACGGCGTCGCCGGCGAATGGTCGATCGTGCCTAGCAGCGAGCCTTCGCGCGTGCTGCTGTATTTCCACGGCGGCGGATATTGCTCCGGCTCGATCGTCAGCCACCGCCGCCTGGTGACGGAGGCCGGGCGCACGGCACGCACGCGGACGCTTGCGATCGACTATCGGCTTGCCCCCGAACATCCCTACCCCGCCGCCCATGAGGACGCGCTCACCGCGTGGCGCTTTCTGCGCCGGCAAGGCATTGCGGCAACGAGCATCGCCGTCGGCGGCGACAGCGCCGGCGGCAACCTGACGCTCGGACTGATCAGCCGGCTGCGCGCGGCCGGCGAGGAATTGCCGGCGTGCGCCTGGCTGGTCTTGCCCTGGACCGACCTCACGATGACCGGCATGACGCTGGCGACCAAGGACGCCGTCGATCCGCTGATCCACAAGGCCTATCTCGACGAACTCGCGGATGCCTATGCACCGCCGTCCGTCGATCGCAGGGATCCGCTGGTTTCGCCGCTGTTCGCCGACCTTAAGGGCTTTCCGCCGGTCCTGATCCAGGTCGGATCGGCCGAGACGTTGCTGGCGGACGCGAGCCGGCTTGCCGAGGCAGCGGGGACGGCCAACGTCGATGTGACGCTGCAGGTCTGGCCGCACATGATCCACGCCTGGCCGGTCTGGAACGCCAGGCTCGAAGACGGCCGCCGCGCGCTGGCGGAGGCCGGGCAATTCATACGGGTACATATCCAATAG
- a CDS encoding transglutaminase-like cysteine peptidase, with translation MLFRGQGKGLAVIAVLLGLNASMSVSAKAGDVLYASLGETARSPIGWVEFCAENASECRGGGSQPRDIVMSQTAWRDLLRVNKWVNETIKPITDMDHWGVIEKWSLPTDGYGDCEDYVLLKRKMLIDAGWPREALLITVVRDKKGEGHAVLTVKTDKGEFVLDNQNENVLAWTETGYRFVKRQSQSDPNVWVSLGDSRPAVATASSRDR, from the coding sequence ATGTTGTTCAGGGGACAGGGGAAGGGACTGGCGGTCATCGCCGTCCTGTTGGGGTTAAACGCTTCGATGAGCGTCTCGGCGAAAGCCGGCGACGTGCTCTATGCCAGCTTGGGCGAGACCGCGCGTTCGCCGATCGGCTGGGTCGAATTCTGCGCCGAGAACGCGAGCGAATGCCGCGGCGGCGGTTCACAGCCGCGCGACATCGTGATGTCGCAGACGGCGTGGCGGGATTTGCTGCGGGTCAACAAGTGGGTCAACGAGACCATCAAGCCGATCACCGACATGGATCATTGGGGTGTGATCGAGAAATGGTCGTTGCCGACGGATGGATACGGTGACTGCGAGGACTATGTGCTTCTGAAGCGCAAGATGCTGATCGACGCCGGATGGCCGCGCGAAGCGCTGCTGATCACGGTGGTGCGCGACAAGAAGGGCGAAGGCCACGCGGTGCTGACGGTGAAGACCGACAAGGGCGAGTTCGTTCTCGACAACCAGAACGAAAACGTCCTGGCCTGGACGGAGACCGGCTACCGCTTCGTCAAGCGTCAGTCGCAGAGCGATCCCAATGTATGGGTCTCGCTCGGTGACAGCCGCCCGGCGGTCGCCACCGCCTCGTCACGCGATCGATAA
- a CDS encoding PilZ domain-containing protein — translation MSFAQKKTTIVPSAEERRRFQRVKVHLLGRYMLPDRREFPCQIINMSPGGLALLAPGIGNVGDRVIAYLDHIGRVEGKITRIIDNGFAMTVGATARKRDKLAAQLTWLANRDILNLPEDRRHDRIIPRNPIALLTLEDGSKMTCRIIDLSLSGAAIAAENRPPLKSLVMLGKVQSRVVRNLEEGFALEFVHEQIAETLEDAVTAR, via the coding sequence ATGTCGTTTGCGCAAAAGAAAACAACCATTGTCCCGTCCGCAGAAGAGCGGCGGCGCTTCCAGCGCGTCAAGGTTCACCTGCTCGGCCGCTACATGCTGCCGGATCGCCGCGAATTTCCTTGCCAGATTATTAATATGTCGCCGGGTGGACTGGCCCTGCTGGCGCCCGGCATCGGCAATGTCGGCGACCGCGTGATCGCCTATCTCGACCATATCGGCCGGGTCGAGGGCAAAATCACCCGCATCATCGACAACGGCTTTGCCATGACAGTCGGCGCCACCGCACGCAAGCGCGACAAGCTCGCCGCCCAGCTCACCTGGCTTGCCAACCGCGATATACTGAATCTGCCGGAAGACCGCCGCCACGACCGCATCATTCCGCGTAATCCGATCGCGCTCCTCACGCTGGAGGACGGCAGCAAGATGACCTGCCGCATCATCGACCTGTCGCTGTCGGGCGCCGCGATCGCCGCGGAGAACCGCCCGCCCCTGAAATCGCTGGTCATGCTCGGCAAGGTGCAGTCCCGGGTAGTGCGTAACCTCGAGGAAGGCTTCGCGCTCGAGTTCGTTCACGAGCAGATTGCCGAGACGCTCGAAGACGCGGTTACCGCGCGGTAA
- a CDS encoding enoyl-CoA hydratase-related protein codes for MPGVKRERDDNVSVLTLDEPETLNAMTPDLLGDLAIAIGEVNDNPQVRALVLTGAGRGFCSGQNLKAAKILGDDIATGVMKYYWPTFKAMRECRVPIVVAVNGVAAGGGFSLAMAGDMIVAARSARFIQVFSRIALVPDLGSTWLLPRLVGRQRALELMMTNEPLSADQAREWGLVREVFDDAALRDGALSLARKLASGPTRALVATRRLIDESEHASYADQFRREIETQAEIRLSADAVEGRNAFLEKRAAVFTGR; via the coding sequence ATGCCGGGAGTGAAGCGGGAGCGAGACGACAATGTCAGCGTGCTGACACTGGACGAGCCTGAGACCCTGAATGCGATGACGCCCGATCTCTTGGGCGACCTCGCCATTGCCATCGGCGAGGTAAACGACAATCCGCAGGTGAGGGCGCTGGTGCTGACCGGTGCCGGGCGCGGCTTCTGCTCGGGACAAAATCTCAAGGCCGCGAAAATCCTGGGCGACGACATCGCCACCGGCGTGATGAAATATTACTGGCCGACGTTCAAGGCGATGCGCGAGTGCCGCGTGCCGATCGTGGTCGCAGTCAACGGCGTGGCGGCGGGCGGTGGGTTCAGCCTTGCTATGGCGGGCGACATGATCGTTGCCGCGCGTTCGGCGCGCTTCATTCAGGTGTTCAGCCGCATCGCGCTGGTCCCCGATCTCGGTTCGACCTGGCTGTTGCCGCGTCTCGTCGGCCGCCAGCGCGCGCTCGAATTGATGATGACCAACGAGCCGCTCTCGGCCGATCAGGCCAGGGAGTGGGGCTTGGTGCGCGAGGTGTTCGATGATGCGGCGCTTCGTGACGGTGCGCTTTCACTGGCGCGCAAACTCGCAAGCGGGCCGACGCGGGCGCTGGTCGCGACGCGCCGTCTGATCGACGAGAGCGAACACGCAAGCTATGCCGATCAATTCCGCCGCGAGATCGAAACGCAGGCGGAAATCCGTCTCAGCGCCGACGCGGTGGAGGGACGTAACGCCTTCCTCGAAAAACGTGCGGCCGTATTCACCGGACGCTGA
- the poxB gene encoding ubiquinone-dependent pyruvate dehydrogenase encodes MKIDNVADLIAETLAQAGVKRIFGVVGDSLNGLTDALRKRKAIDWIHVRHEEVAAFAAAGEAQITGELAVCAGSCGPGNLHLINGLFDAHRSRTAVLAIAAQIPSAEIGGGYFQETHPQDLFRECSHYCELVSDPAQLPYVLENAIRAAVGRRGVAVIVIPGDVALRSAPKRGISPNAGLLPAPPIVRPAEGELEALAKLLNGAKRVTLFCGRGCAGAHDGLMRLAETLKSPIVHALGGKEHVEFDNPYDVGMTGFIGFSSGYAAMHACDVLLMLGTDFPYKQFLPTDANIAQVDIRPENLGRRCKLDLGLVGDVGATIGALLPKLKAKTDRKHLDASLAHYKKARAGLDELAQGTPGQKPIHPQYLARLLSEAASADAVFTADVGTPTIWAARYLAMNGRRRLIGSFVHGSMANAMAHAIGAQASQKGRQVISMSGDGGFAMLMGDLITLTQMKLPVKVVIFNNGVLGFVAMEMKASGFIETGVDLQNPDFAAMARAMGIHAVRVEDPGELSNAIRDVLAHDGPAVLDVVTATQELSMPPTITAEQIKGFSLWVLRAVMSGRGDEVIDVAKTNLLSR; translated from the coding sequence ATGAAGATCGACAATGTCGCTGACCTCATCGCGGAGACGCTGGCCCAGGCCGGCGTCAAGCGCATCTTCGGCGTGGTCGGCGACAGCCTCAACGGCCTCACCGATGCGCTGCGCAAGCGAAAGGCGATCGACTGGATTCACGTCCGGCATGAGGAGGTCGCAGCCTTTGCCGCCGCGGGCGAAGCGCAGATCACCGGCGAGCTTGCGGTCTGCGCAGGCTCGTGCGGCCCCGGCAATCTGCATCTGATCAACGGCCTGTTCGATGCACATCGCAGCCGCACGGCCGTGCTTGCCATCGCCGCGCAGATTCCGTCGGCCGAAATCGGCGGCGGCTATTTTCAGGAGACGCATCCGCAGGACCTGTTCCGGGAATGCAGTCACTATTGCGAATTGGTGTCCGATCCGGCGCAATTACCTTACGTCCTGGAAAACGCCATTCGCGCGGCGGTGGGACGGCGCGGCGTTGCCGTCATCGTCATCCCCGGCGACGTTGCGTTGCGATCGGCGCCGAAGCGCGGCATCTCGCCGAATGCGGGGCTGCTGCCGGCTCCGCCCATCGTCCGGCCGGCCGAAGGCGAACTGGAGGCGCTGGCCAAACTCCTCAACGGCGCCAAGCGCGTCACGCTGTTCTGCGGCCGCGGCTGTGCCGGCGCTCATGACGGTCTGATGCGGCTTGCCGAGACGCTCAAGAGCCCGATCGTGCATGCGCTCGGCGGCAAGGAGCACGTCGAGTTCGACAACCCCTACGACGTCGGCATGACCGGCTTTATCGGTTTCTCGTCCGGCTATGCCGCGATGCATGCGTGCGATGTGTTGCTGATGCTCGGGACCGACTTTCCCTACAAGCAGTTCCTGCCGACGGACGCGAACATCGCGCAAGTCGACATCCGGCCGGAAAATCTCGGCCGCCGCTGCAAGCTCGACCTCGGCCTTGTCGGCGACGTCGGCGCCACGATCGGTGCGCTGTTGCCGAAACTGAAGGCCAAGACGGATCGCAAGCATCTCGACGCCAGCCTGGCTCACTACAAGAAGGCGCGCGCCGGGCTCGACGAACTCGCGCAGGGCACACCCGGCCAGAAGCCGATCCACCCGCAATATCTGGCGCGGCTGCTGAGCGAGGCGGCGTCAGCGGACGCGGTGTTCACGGCGGATGTCGGCACGCCGACGATCTGGGCGGCGCGCTATCTCGCCATGAACGGCCGCCGGCGCCTCATCGGCTCCTTCGTTCACGGCTCGATGGCCAACGCTATGGCGCATGCGATCGGCGCGCAGGCCTCGCAGAAGGGGCGGCAGGTGATCTCGATGTCGGGCGACGGCGGGTTTGCCATGCTGATGGGCGACCTGATCACGCTGACGCAGATGAAGCTGCCGGTGAAGGTCGTGATCTTCAACAACGGCGTGCTGGGGTTCGTCGCGATGGAGATGAAGGCCTCCGGCTTCATCGAAACCGGCGTCGATCTGCAGAACCCGGATTTCGCGGCCATGGCGCGTGCCATGGGTATTCACGCGGTGCGGGTAGAGGATCCCGGCGAGCTCTCGAACGCGATCCGCGATGTGCTGGCCCATGACGGCCCGGCCGTCCTTGACGTCGTCACCGCGACGCAGGAATTGTCGATGCCGCCGACGATCACGGCAGAGCAGATCAAGGGCTTCAGCCTCTGGGTGCTTCGCGCTGTGATGAGCGGGCGCGGCGACGAGGTGATCGACGTGGCCAAGACCAATTTGCTGTCGCGCTAG
- a CDS encoding amino acid ABC transporter ATP-binding protein, whose protein sequence is MSLVSIRDVRKSFGPNEVLKGVSLDIAKGDVVAIIGRSGSGKSTLLRCINGLETYQSGAIVADGIEVGGASTNLRELRRHVGMVFQQFNLFPHLTAAENVMLAPTVVNKVSKAEARATAAEVLAKVGLSEKVDAYPSELSGGQQQRVAIARSLAMRPKVLLCDEITSALDPELVNEVLRVVEQLAREGMTLILVTHEMRFARDVGTKLVFMHHGKVHEEGVPKEVFAAPRTPELQQFVGQVG, encoded by the coding sequence ATGTCGCTCGTTAGCATTCGTGACGTCAGGAAGAGTTTTGGCCCGAACGAGGTGCTGAAAGGCGTTTCGCTCGACATCGCCAAGGGCGACGTGGTCGCCATCATCGGCCGCTCCGGCTCCGGCAAGAGCACCCTGCTCCGCTGTATCAACGGGCTGGAGACGTATCAGTCCGGCGCCATCGTCGCCGACGGGATCGAGGTCGGCGGCGCGAGCACCAATCTGCGCGAACTGCGCCGCCATGTCGGCATGGTGTTTCAGCAGTTCAACCTGTTTCCGCATCTGACGGCAGCCGAGAACGTCATGCTGGCGCCGACCGTCGTCAACAAGGTGTCGAAGGCGGAAGCCCGCGCCACCGCCGCCGAGGTGCTGGCCAAGGTGGGATTGTCGGAAAAGGTGGACGCCTATCCGAGCGAGCTCTCCGGCGGCCAGCAGCAGCGCGTCGCCATTGCGCGTTCGCTGGCGATGCGGCCGAAGGTCTTGCTGTGCGACGAGATCACCTCGGCGCTCGATCCCGAGCTGGTGAACGAGGTGCTGCGCGTGGTCGAGCAGTTGGCGCGCGAAGGCATGACGCTCATTCTGGTCACGCACGAAATGCGCTTCGCGCGCGACGTCGGCACCAAGCTCGTCTTCATGCACCACGGCAAGGTGCATGAGGAAGGCGTTCCGAAGGAGGTGTTTGCCGCGCCGCGAACGCCGGAACTGCAGCAGTTCGTCGGCCAGGTCGGCTGA
- a CDS encoding amino acid ABC transporter permease, which yields MLQFSFWDILSNLLVATQWTIVLSLIAFFCGGIVGLVLLFMRTSRIAPLEWFTKIYIEFFQGTPLLMQLFLFFFGIALFGVEVSPWTAATLALTFWTSAFLTEIWRGCVESIPKGQWEASSSLALSYIEQMRYVILPQASRIAVAPTVGFSVQVIKGTALASIIGFVELTKAGTMLNNATFRPFLVYSLVALIYFCLCFPLSWWAKKIEGRLNVAR from the coding sequence ATGCTGCAGTTCAGCTTCTGGGACATCCTCTCGAACCTCCTTGTCGCCACGCAGTGGACGATCGTGCTGTCGCTGATCGCGTTCTTCTGCGGCGGCATCGTCGGGCTGGTCCTGTTGTTCATGCGCACCTCGCGGATCGCGCCGCTGGAATGGTTCACCAAGATCTATATCGAGTTCTTCCAGGGTACGCCGCTGCTGATGCAACTGTTCCTGTTCTTCTTCGGCATCGCGCTGTTCGGCGTCGAGGTCTCGCCATGGACGGCCGCGACGCTGGCGCTGACGTTCTGGACCAGCGCGTTCCTGACCGAGATCTGGCGCGGCTGCGTTGAGTCGATCCCGAAGGGCCAGTGGGAGGCCTCTTCCAGCCTTGCCCTCAGCTACATCGAGCAGATGCGCTACGTCATCCTGCCGCAGGCCTCGCGCATCGCGGTCGCACCGACCGTGGGCTTCTCCGTGCAGGTGATCAAGGGCACCGCGCTGGCCTCGATCATCGGCTTCGTCGAGCTGACCAAGGCCGGCACCATGCTCAACAACGCGACCTTCCGCCCGTTCCTGGTCTACTCGCTGGTCGCGCTGATCTATTTCTGCCTGTGTTTCCCGCTGTCCTGGTGGGCGAAGAAGATCGAAGGACGCCTCAATGTCGCTCGTTAG
- a CDS encoding amino acid ABC transporter permease — translation MSYKLQFAELLPYWNVLLQGLIFTIVLTVVSTVTGIAVGTAGASARTFGPVWLGRIVAVYVELIRNTPFIVQLFFIFFGLPALGLKLSETTAAFLAMVINLGAYSTEIIRAGIEAVPKGHIEAGLSLAMTKWEVLRRIVLNQAFRKIYPALSSQIIIVMLGSAVVSQISAEDLTYAANFIASRNFRNFEVYLLVALAYLVLAMLTRAALRALGRVIFKAR, via the coding sequence GTGTCTTACAAACTGCAATTCGCCGAACTGCTGCCCTATTGGAACGTGCTCCTGCAGGGGCTGATCTTCACGATCGTGCTGACGGTTGTGTCGACGGTGACCGGCATAGCTGTCGGCACCGCAGGCGCCTCGGCGCGCACTTTTGGGCCTGTTTGGCTCGGCCGCATCGTTGCGGTCTATGTCGAACTGATCCGCAACACGCCATTCATCGTGCAGTTGTTCTTCATCTTCTTCGGCCTGCCGGCGCTGGGGCTGAAGCTCAGCGAAACCACCGCCGCCTTCCTCGCGATGGTAATCAATCTCGGCGCCTACTCGACCGAGATCATCCGCGCCGGCATCGAGGCGGTTCCGAAAGGGCACATCGAAGCCGGCCTCAGCCTTGCCATGACCAAATGGGAGGTGCTGCGCCGCATTGTGCTCAACCAGGCGTTCCGCAAGATCTACCCGGCGCTGTCGTCGCAGATCATCATCGTGATGCTGGGCTCAGCCGTGGTGTCGCAGATCTCGGCGGAAGATCTGACCTATGCCGCAAACTTCATTGCGTCGCGGAACTTCCGGAATTTCGAGGTCTATCTGCTCGTCGCGCTGGCCTACCTCGTGCTGGCGATGCTGACGCGCGCGGCGCTGCGCGCGCTCGGCCGCGTCATCTTCAAGGCGAGGTGA
- a CDS encoding transporter substrate-binding domain-containing protein, which yields MPFKKLLLAAALATAAVATQAHADALDSIMKSKVIKIAVPQDFAPFGSAGLDLKPQGYDIDMANLIGKELGVKTEIIPVTSANRIPYLQTNKADLVISSLGKNEEREKVIDFSIAYAPFFSGVFGTKAIAVASTADLKGKTIGATRGAIEEQALTASAAPDATVKRFEDNNATIAAFVSGQVDLIATGNTVAAAIAEKVPARAPTLKFVIKDSPCYVGLNKNEPALLAKVNEIITKAKASGEIAKLSEKWLRAPLPPGF from the coding sequence ATGCCCTTCAAGAAATTGTTGCTTGCCGCTGCACTTGCCACTGCCGCGGTGGCGACGCAGGCCCATGCCGACGCACTCGACTCCATCATGAAGTCGAAGGTGATCAAGATCGCGGTGCCGCAGGATTTTGCGCCGTTCGGCTCCGCCGGCCTCGACCTCAAGCCGCAGGGCTACGACATCGACATGGCCAATCTGATCGGCAAGGAACTCGGGGTGAAGACCGAGATCATTCCGGTGACCAGCGCCAACCGCATTCCCTACCTGCAGACCAACAAGGCCGACCTCGTGATCTCCAGCCTCGGCAAGAACGAGGAGCGCGAAAAGGTCATCGACTTCTCGATCGCCTATGCGCCGTTCTTCTCCGGCGTGTTCGGCACCAAGGCGATCGCGGTTGCCAGCACCGCCGATCTCAAGGGCAAGACCATCGGCGCCACCCGCGGCGCGATCGAGGAACAGGCGCTGACCGCCTCCGCGGCGCCGGACGCCACCGTCAAGCGTTTCGAGGACAACAACGCCACCATCGCCGCCTTCGTGTCCGGCCAGGTCGATCTGATCGCCACCGGCAACACGGTGGCCGCCGCGATCGCCGAAAAGGTCCCTGCCCGCGCGCCGACGCTGAAGTTCGTGATCAAGGACAGCCCCTGCTATGTCGGGCTCAACAAGAACGAGCCGGCGCTGCTCGCCAAGGTCAACGAGATCATCACCAAGGCGAAAGCGTCGGGTGAGATCGCGAAACTGTCGGAGAAGTGGCTGAGAGCGCCCTTGCCGCCCGGCTTCTAA
- a CDS encoding PAS domain-containing protein: MKHPSSREFFAYWDAKRGDARAPDRSEIEPGAVRELLGDIFVLSYDNDAGYPFRVAGTRVSALLGRDLKDMSFSALFAPDSRREIEDIISYVAEEMLAAVAGITATSEDGTTAHLELLLLPFNNRAHAPISLTGLLAPFENDLGTIRDFKVTSWRYLHRPQKLVPRALRKLAIARGFMVYEGLR; encoded by the coding sequence ATGAAACACCCATCGAGCCGCGAATTTTTCGCATATTGGGATGCGAAACGCGGCGATGCGCGGGCGCCGGACCGTAGCGAGATCGAACCCGGCGCGGTGCGCGAACTGCTCGGCGACATTTTCGTGCTGTCCTACGACAACGACGCCGGCTACCCGTTTCGCGTCGCCGGCACGCGGGTCTCCGCTCTGCTCGGCCGCGACCTGAAGGATATGAGTTTCTCCGCGCTGTTCGCCCCGGACAGCCGCCGCGAGATCGAGGACATCATCAGCTACGTCGCCGAAGAAATGCTGGCGGCGGTTGCCGGCATCACCGCGACGTCGGAAGACGGTACGACGGCACATCTGGAATTGCTGCTGCTGCCATTCAACAACCGCGCGCATGCGCCGATCAGCCTGACCGGATTGCTGGCGCCGTTCGAAAACGACCTCGGCACGATCAGGGATTTCAAGGTGACGTCGTGGCGCTATTTGCACCGGCCGCAAAAACTCGTTCCGCGCGCCTTGCGCAAGCTCGCCATCGCGCGCGGCTTCATGGTGTATGAGGGCCTGCGGTAA
- a CDS encoding rhomboid family intramembrane serine protease, whose product MESQPYSNLVEPPDTPREPILTLPGALTAYIVLIAAIHLRVLLPAELENWTIDVFGFIPKRYDSTLLNIRFPGGAGAKVWTFVTYSLLHANLSHIGFNVLWLLPFGSALARRFGPVRFFVFMAVTAAAGALAHLVTHEHAIAPMIGASASVSGAMAAAIRFAFVRGSFLSFHRGDADAAAKVPALSLARALRNPRVLGFLAVWFGVNIIFGLGSISIGAEGASVAWQAHIGGFLAGLMLFSLFDPVPRATPHAADASSPDETGRV is encoded by the coding sequence TTGGAATCCCAGCCTTACTCAAATCTAGTCGAGCCGCCGGACACCCCGCGTGAGCCGATCCTGACGCTGCCGGGCGCGCTGACGGCCTATATCGTGCTGATCGCAGCTATACATTTGCGGGTGCTGCTGCCGGCGGAGTTGGAGAACTGGACCATCGACGTTTTCGGTTTCATTCCGAAGCGCTACGATTCCACACTGCTCAACATCCGCTTTCCCGGCGGTGCCGGCGCCAAGGTCTGGACTTTCGTCACCTATTCGCTGCTGCATGCCAATCTCAGCCATATCGGCTTCAACGTGCTGTGGCTCTTGCCGTTCGGCAGCGCACTGGCCCGCCGGTTTGGTCCAGTCAGGTTCTTCGTCTTCATGGCGGTGACGGCTGCGGCGGGCGCGCTGGCGCATCTCGTCACCCATGAGCATGCGATCGCGCCGATGATCGGCGCCTCGGCCTCGGTATCCGGCGCCATGGCCGCCGCCATCCGCTTCGCCTTCGTGCGGGGAAGTTTCCTTTCGTTCCACCGGGGCGATGCGGATGCCGCAGCGAAAGTTCCAGCGCTGTCGCTTGCGCGGGCGTTGCGCAACCCGCGGGTGCTCGGATTTCTGGCGGTGTGGTTCGGCGTCAACATCATCTTCGGCCTCGGGTCGATTTCGATCGGCGCCGAAGGCGCAAGTGTTGCCTGGCAGGCGCATATCGGCGGATTTCTCGCCGGTCTGATGTTGTTTTCGCTATTCGATCCGGTGCCGCGTGCGACGCCGCATGCTGCGGATGCTTCATCGCCGGACGAAACCGGCCGCGTCTGA
- a CDS encoding CBS domain-containing protein: MTVRSILDTKGHQIESIGPDAKLSAAIKILGERKIGAVLVMNQGRLEGILSERDIVRVLGERGARVLEEPVTAVMTRKVVSCRESDTVAGIMEMMTLGKFRHLPVVEDSKVVGLISIGDIVKRRVQEYETEQEALRDYIKTA, encoded by the coding sequence ATGACGGTACGTTCAATTCTCGACACCAAGGGCCATCAGATCGAAAGCATCGGGCCGGATGCCAAGCTTTCGGCCGCCATCAAGATCCTTGGCGAACGCAAGATCGGCGCCGTGCTGGTGATGAACCAGGGCCGTCTCGAAGGCATCCTCTCCGAGCGCGACATTGTCCGGGTGTTGGGCGAGCGCGGCGCCAGGGTGCTGGAGGAGCCGGTGACCGCCGTCATGACGCGCAAGGTCGTGAGTTGCCGGGAATCCGACACCGTCGCCGGAATCATGGAAATGATGACGCTCGGCAAGTTCCGCCATTTGCCCGTGGTCGAAGACAGCAAGGTGGTGGGCCTGATCTCGATCGGCGACATCGTCAAACGCCGCGTCCAGGAATACGAGACCGAGCAGGAAGCACTGCGCGATTACATCAAGACGGCCTGA